DNA from Lactobacillus sp. ESL0791:
GTGCCAAAACTGTTGACGGCATTACCGGAGTTCGCGATGAGTCCGACCAAACGGGAATGCGGATGACCATTGATATTCGCCGGGATGCCAGTGCCAGCGTTGTTTTAAATAATCTTTTTAAACTGACGCAGATGCAGGCTAATTTTGGCATGAACATGGTGGCAATCGTTGACGATGCACCGCACTTTTTGACCTTAAAACAGATGCTGCAATATTACTTGGAACACCAAGAAGATGTTGTTACCCGCAGGACCAAATTTGAGCTTGCCAAGGCTGAAGCAAGAGCCCATATTCTTGAAGGCTTAAAAGTTGCCTTAGATCATATTGACGAAATAGTTAAAATCATTCGGCAAAGTGAGTCGAGCGATATTGCTAAAGCAGCATTAATCAGCCGCTTTGACCTTGATGACAAGCAGTCGCAAGCCATCCTGGACATGCGCTTAGTCCGCTTGACTGGCTTGGAGCGCGATAAAGTCGAGGCAGAATACCAAGAATTGCAAGCGAAGATTGCTGATTATAAAGATATTCTCGCCAAACCGGAACGTATTAACCAGATTATCTATGATGAATTATTGGATATTCAGAAGCGTTTTGGTGATAAGCGCCGAACAGAAATCGGTGCCAGCGAAGTGGTTTCAATTGAGGATGAAGACTTAATTGAAAAACAGGATATTTTGTTAACGTTAACGCATTCTGGTTACATTAAGCGAATGCCAATCGGTGAATTTAAGACGCAAAATCGTGGTGGTAAAGGCATTAAGGGTATGGGTGTCAAAGACGGTGACTTTATCGAAAACCTGATGTATTCAAGCACCCATGATCTATTGCTGTTCTTTACCAATAAGGGTAAAGTTTATTCCAAAAAAGCCTACGAAATTCCTGAATATGGGCGGACTGCACAAGGGTTGCCGGTAGTGAACCTCTTGCAGTTTGATAAGGGAGAAAAGATTCAAACCATTATCAATATCCCAGAAGATGCGGATGATAATTATCTCTTCTTTATTACCAAGCTGGGAACAGTAAAACGGACCCATGTCAGTGAATTTGCCAATATCAGAAACAGCGGCTTAATTGCTTTAACCCTGCGTGATGGGGATGAACTGAGCAATGTTTTAACAACCGATGGCAAACAAAACATTTTGATTGGAACCCACTTGGGTTACGCGGTAACGTTTAATGAAAATGATGTTCGAGCAATGGGCCGAACTGCTGCCGGTGTTCGCGGAATCAAGCTTCGCGACCATGATTATGTAGTTGGCTCGGAAATTATCAAGCCGGATGATGAAGTTTTAGTAATCTCCGAAAAGGGCTATGGTAAGCGTACGCCTGCTAAAGAATATCCGATTAAGGGCCGCGGCGGTAAAGGAATCAAAACAGCCAATATTAGTGAAAAGAATGGCCCACTTGCCGGTGTGACAGTGATTGACGGAACTAAAGACATCATGGTAATCACCACTGACGGAATTATGATTCGCTTTAAGATCGCTGATGTTTCACAAACCGGTCGGAGCACAATGGGTGTCCGGCTGATTAAAGTCAGCGGTGATAATAAGGTTGCCAGTCTAACAGTTGTCCCAACTGAAGACGAACAAGAAGCAGTTACCGATGAAGAAGCAGAAGAATAATTAAAATCGTTTTATTTAAAAAATTATCAAGCTTTTTACGTAATTATAACTAGAGAAGAATACAAATTCTCTCAGGATCACGTGAATGTTGGTTGGTAATTTTTTGTTTGTGTGCTAGAATTAAGCATTGTGAGTAATATCCTATTACTCCTTGTTCTTGAGTTTTAGCAAGAACCATTTAGTCCAGAAGGAGGTGCAATAGTCATGGCAACTACTAAGTACGAAATAACTTATATTATTAGACCTGATGTTGATGAGGAATCAAAGAAGGCAGTCGTTGAAAACTACGATAAAGTGATCGCAGATAACGGCGGTACGATGGTTGAATCCAAAGACTGGGGCAAGCGTCATTTTGCATATGAAATCAATAAATATCGTGAAGGTGTTTATCATATTATGACTTTCACTGCAGAAAACGCTGACGCAGTTGACGAATTTGGTCGTTTATCTAAAATTGACAATGCTATTTTACGTTCAATGACCGTTAAGATAGACAAGTAATTACATTATCGTTTTCGTGATTTAGGAAAGGGGACCTGAGTATGATAAATCGAGTTGTACTTGTTGGCCGTTTAACACGTGATCCTGAATTGCGTACTACTGGGAGTGGAATCTCGGTTGCTACGTTTACTCTTGCTGTTGACCGGCAGTATGCTAACGCTCAAGGTGAGCGCGGTGCTGATTTTATTAGCTGTGTGATTTGGCGCAAAGCAGCAGAAAATTTCTGCAACTTTACTTCCAAAGGTTCATTAGTTGGTATTGATGGCCGAATTCAAACCAGAACTTACGATAATAAAGATGGGCAGCGAGTTTATGTAACAGAAGTTATCGTTGATAACTTTGCGTTGCTTGAATCACGCAGGGAGCGTGAGGCTCGCGGCCAAAATGGTGGTTACACACCGAATAATAATGGGAATTTTGGTGCGCCAAGCACTAATAATCCTCAGGATATGGGAGCATCATCAGCTGGCAGCGCTCAGAATGAACCCAAGGATCCGTTTGCGGGTTCTGGGGACACGATAGATATTTCGGATGATGATCTACCATTTTAAACTTTAAAGAAAGGACCTAGAGATATGGCTCAACAAAGAAGAAATAGCGGCCATCGTCGTCGTAAGGTTGACTACATTGCTGCCAACCATATTGATTACGTTGACTACAAGGACGTTGATCTGTTGAAACGTTTTATCTCCGAAAGAGGTAAAATTTTACCGCGTCGTGTCACTGGCACCAGTGCTAAAAATCAGCGTAAGGTAGCTAAGGCAATTGAACGCGCACGGATTATGGGCTTATTGCCATTTGTTACTGAAGACTAATTAGTCTAAGAATAAAAAATACAGGAGAATATCCTGTATTTTTTTATATGATAATTTGTAATCAAAATGTCAGATTTTATTTAGTTTCTTACTTGCCTTACAAGGTATAATGGTATTAATATATTTGACCTTGTGGTAGAAAGGATCTTTCATGAAAGATTTTTTACGTAAGCTTGAATTACCCGCGTTTATTAAGGATCCGCGCCTAACTGCTTCCGTAATAATCATTTTGGCCCTGTCCTTATTGGGCAGTATCGTTGGAATGATTATGAATCCGCTGTTTGGCTTGGCAATGGTGTTGATTTTTATTTTAACCCTTGCCTTTACCGTTTATGGTGCCTATGTTTTGGCTGGCAATGCGAATAATTTTGCCGTTAACCTGTCTTACCGCATCAAGCGCAGTGAGCAGGAAGCGATGATCAAAATGCCCTTGGGCATTTTGCTTTATGATGCTGACAGGCAGATCCAGTGGGTAAATCCTTATTTGCAGCTTTATTTGAAAGACGGCGATTTAATTGGACGGACAATTGAGTCGGTTGATCCAGATTTGAACAAGCTGATTGATGAAACGATTAAAGCCAAAACGTCGGAAAATCATATCGTCAGTTGGGATAACCACCAGTTCGAAATGGTGGTCCAGGATAATTTAGGGGTTATTTATTTACTAGACATTACCCGTTATGCCAAAATTGAAGATAAGTATCGGAATGAGCTGCTGGCAATCGGACAGATTTTCATTGACAATTATGACGAGCTGAGTGAGGCAATGCAAGATCAGCAACTGACCAGCATGAGTTCTTACATACAGAATAAGTTAAGCAATTATGCTCAGAAGTTTAATGCTTACCTTAAAAGAATTGATGAGGACCATTTCTTGTTACTGGTGCACATGCAGGACCTTAAGCAGATGGAAAAAGATAAATTTTCTATTTTGGATCGGATCCGGCAGGAAACCAGCCGCAATAATATGCCTCTGACCCTGTCAATTGGGATTGCCTTTGGCAGCGATTCGATTACGGAAATTGCCGATCAGGCCCAGTCTAACCTCGATTTGGCTTTGGGCCGTGGCGGCGACCAGGTAGTATTGCGGCAGCCGGGGCAAGATGCTCGTTTTTATGGCGGTAAATCTAATCCAATGGAAAAACGCACTAGGGTGCGTGCACGGATGGTTTCCCAAGCGATCAGTGAGCTGTTTAAGGATGCCGACCGGGTTTTTGTTGTTGGCCATGCCAGTCCTGATATGGATTCAGTCGGCAGCGGCATTGGGGTTGTGAAGATTGCCCGTCTGCACGGCGTGAAAGCCAACTTTGTTTTGGATGTGACGAAGACTAATTATGATGTTGGTCGGTTAATAGCCAAAATGCAGCAGGAACATGAAGATGAGAATATTTTTGTTACTCCGACAGCAGCCCTTGACGAAGTTACTGATAACTCAATGCTGGTCATGGTGGATCACTCAAAGTATTCGATTACCTATTCAAAGGCTTTATACGATCGGCTGAAAAACCGAATTATTGTGATTGACCACCACCGCCGCGGTGAAGAATTTCCGGAAAATCCGATGCTGACATATGTTGAACCGTACGCGTCTTCGGCCTGTGAACTGGTAACCGAGATGGTTGAATATCAGCAGCAGGGAACCGGCAAGCGGGTTTTGACCGATCTTGAGGCGACGGCAATGCTTGCCGGAATCACGGTTGATTCCAAAGAATTTTCGCTTAGAACAGGAACTAGAACCTTTGATGCGGCTAGTTATTTACGGTCAATTGGTGCCAGTTCACTAGGGGTCAGTGAACTGCTGAAAGAGGATATCGGCAGCTTCCTGGAACGCACGCATTTGGTGGCAACGCTGAAAATGGTTCGCCCCCAGATGGCTGTTTTATGTGGACCCGAAAATAAGATTATCAATCCGATTATTACGGCTCAAGCCGCGGATACGGCTTTGGATTTGGAAAATGTTGAAGCCAGTTTTGCTATTACGCGGCGCAGCAAGGATAAAATTGGTATTTCTGCTCGGTCCATGGGTGAAATCAATGTCCAGCTGATTATGGAAAAGCTGGGCGGCGGCGGTCACTTATCGAACGCTGCTACCCAAATTGCTGGTGTGACTGTTGAAGAGGCGAGAGAGCGCCTTTTGCAGGCAATTGATGATTATGAAAAAGAAGAAGAGTAAGGAGAGTTATACATGAAAGTTATTTTTACTGCAGATGTTAGAGGCCGCGGCAAGCGTGGTGAAGTTAAAAATGTCCCTGATGGTTACGCCCAAAATTATCTGATTAAGCGGGGACTAGCTAAGGCGGCAACTAAGGCTAATATGCACACCTTGGAGCGTGTTGCTGCCAACGAACAGGCTGCTTATGAGACTGAAAAGGCTGAGGCCGAAAAGGTTAAGGCCGAACTGGAAAAAGACGGGACCGTTGTTAATTTTAAGTCAAAGGCAGGAACCGATGCGCGCCTGTTTGGTTCAATTTCTAGTAAAAAAGTTGTTGATGGCCTAGAACAGCAGTATGGAATTAAAGTCGACAAGCGCAAATTAAACCTGCCAGAGCCGATAAAATCTTTGGGCTATGTCAATGTCCCGGTTAAATTATTTAAGGGTGTAGAGGCTACGATTCGCGTTCACATTACGGAACAAGATTAGTAACAGTTTTTTGGTAAAAGTGGTTGTAATTGATGGATAATATTGTTTCGCAGCAGATACCGCATGATGATGAGGCCGAAAAGGCCGTCTTAGGGGCTATTTTTATTGATCCTGAAGCGATTGCTGACGCTAGCGGTATAGTTCAGCCCGAAGATTTTTATAAACGTGCCAACCAGCTTGTGTTTCAGGCCATGCTCAATTTAGCTGATCGCGAAGACGCAATTGATCCGTTAACCCTGCAGGATGAGCTGACTAAAAAGGACCAGCTGGAAGATATTGGCGGGATTGCTTACGTGTCGGAGCTGGCAATGGCAACGCCGACCGCTGCGCATGTTACGTATTATGCTAAAATCGTGCACCGTAAAGCTTTGCTACGGCGGCTGATTTCTGCTAGTCAAAAAATCATTACTAACGCCGTTCAGGATTCTGATGATGTGACGGACATTCTTGATGATGCCGAAAGCGAGATCATGAATGTTTCGTCTGAAAATAATACCGGCAGTTTTAGGACAATTAAGGAAATTATTAATTCGGCGCTGGAAGAAATCAATAATATTCCTGAGGGCGGCAACATGGTTACCGGCTTGCCCACCGGTTTTTATGAACTTGACAAGATGACGACCGGTTTTCATAACGATGAGCTGATTATTGTGGCTGCTCGGCCCGGTGTGGGTAAAACCTCTTTTGCATTAAATATCGCCCAACATGTTGGCCTGGATAAGGATAAAAAAACCGTGGCGCTTTTTTCTTTGGAAATGAGCGGTGAGCAGCTGGTGCAAAGAATGCTGGCTTCCGAAGGCTTGATTGATTCCCAGCACCTCCGGACTGGCAGTCTGGACGAGGAAGAATGGCAGAAACTGATTGTGGCCTCCGATGCGCTGGCCAAGGCAAATATCTATATTGATGATACGCCAGGTATCAAGATGAGCGAGATTAGGGCTAAGGCCCGGCGACTGGCAAAGGAGCAGGGGAACCTGGGACTGATTATCATTGACTATCTGCAGTTAATTGAGGGACCGCGTAGTGAATCCCGCCAGCAAGAAGTTTCCGCAATTTCCCGGCAGTTAAAAAAGCTGGCTAAAGAATTGCATGTACCCGTTATTGCCCTGTCGCAGTTGTCACGTTCGGTTGAGCAGCGCCAAGATAAAAGGCCGATTTTGTCAGATATCCGTGAATCCGGTTCAATTGAGCAGGATGCTGATATCGTTTCCTTTTTGTACCGGGATGATTATTACCGTGATGAAGGTGACGAAGAAGAGGGCAGCAGTGAGGTGGCGTCAGAAGATGATAACGGCGAAGTTGAGGTCATCATTGAAAAGAACAGGTCGGGAAGCCGGGGCACGGTCAAGCTGATGTTTTCTAAACCTTATAATCGCTTTTCAAATCTTGACTACCATCATGATCCAGGTGAATAAAAAAATTCAACTTTGATATAAATAACGATGAAAAGATCTTTTTTATCGTTATTTTATTTTTCACTATTTTTTTGTTTGCTCCTGATTCTTTTTTAGTGACTTATTCAAAATTTTTATATAAAATAATAAGAAATTAATTATATTAGAAGAAGGGAAGAATGCAAATGTCAGAAAAGATGAAAAATCTAAAAGACAAGGTAGTCGGCAAGGTTAAAGATGCTGAAGGCAAAGTAACCGGCGATAAGATGCGTGAAGTTGAAGGTAAGGCCCAAAAGGCAGCCGGTGATGTTAAAGATAAATTTAACAAAGTTAAAGATAATTTAAAGAAATAAGTTCTTTTGACTGAAAAAGCATTTTACGGGATAAAACCTGTAAAATGCTTTTTGTTACACATGAAACATTAATCGCTGCTTTTATTCTTATTTTTATACAAGTTGTCCCAAACTTCTTGTGGCAGTTTCAAATTAGGGGTGTCAGAATCATAAAATTCGAAAAAGATCGGCGCCTTACTTGAATCGTTACTCTTGGGATAGAGATCATAATCATTATCCCTGAAAAATAAGTTGGTATTGTTTTTAAAAGATTTCCAGACATCACTAAAAATATTGGCGAGTAGTTTACGCTGTTCGGAATCAAGCGAAAGAAAAATACGACCGAGCCGATAAGTTCCCAGCAGCTTGTTGGCAATAATTTGGTTGATGTCATCAATGTTGAAGTTTTCAAAGGCTTCAAAGAGGGCCGAGAATGTTTCTTCACGCTTATCCTTAGGAATCGAATTGTTGAAGTGAATCAGAGCGTGCCGGATGATCCTGGCACTTGATGACAAACCCGGAGCCAATGTGAAGCTATCCCGGCCAACGGACCAACGGCGGGGATCATGCTGATTGCGCATTGCAACATCACTTTTGACGACCAAGGTACGCTCTGGGTGGTCAAGCATTGCTCCAAAAATCGAACTTTCGGGAATATAAGTTTTCATCTTTGGCAGCACACGCATGAAATTAGGATTGGTGTAAACCTGATGATAGAATCCTAGCCCATCGAAACTAAGCGCCTGAATAACACGGTCTTGAACTTCGGCTTCCGCTGTCCCCAAGGCGTACTGAGCAAAGTTGCCGCCCTTAGAATGCCCAACCAAGTAAAAATGGTCATTAGGGAATTGTTTAACTATCTGATTAAGGTATTCCGTTGCTACCGTTTGTCCATAAATTTCGGGCATGTAATTCATTCGCATGTCCTCATTCCAGCCGATCATGGTGCTGTCAGTACCGCGGTAGGCAATAACAATCGTGTCTGCATTGATTCTGAAAGCGGCGGCTGTAAATTGCAGAGGATGCGGTTCTTTTTCGCTGCGGTCAATCCAATCAAGGATTTTGATGTTTGCTAACCTGGGACTTTTGGGTAAAAGTAAAATTTCGGCACCAGTCTCGTCATGCATTTGCGGCTGAAAAGAAGGCAAATCGTGTAGTTTTTCGGCGACGGATCCCAATGTATGGTTGATTGCGGATTTGTCGGCGGGGAGATAAACCAGTGAAGAAAGAAGCGAAGCATCAACGCTGTTAAACGGATTTACTTCAAAACTCAGGTCACCACGCCAACGTAAATAATCAAGTGTAGTAGACATTTTTATCTTCCTTTCCAAAACGTATTGATATTATTGTAGTAAACTTATTCTGACGATAGCAAACGAAAGGCATAAAAAAACAATAGAATTAAGTCGAACTCTATTGTTTTTTACTATTTGCCGCCACGTGAATAGCGGATGCGTTTAATATCTGGATATTTTCTCAGCGCCATGATAATGTCGTTTTCATCAATGTTGTTGTTGATGACACCGTCAACGAAAAAGATGATTTTATCATCGCTGACATATAAAATCTTGGTCGAAACATTTTCAACATGGCTTGCTTCTAGTTCGCGTTCAATTGTGTTCAAAATGTTATGCTCGTTTACCGCCTCTATCTCAATATTAAAGCGAACATGCATGATGATTTTATTGATTAAAAAGTCATCATGAAAGAGTGTTTGAACCACAAACAAGAATACCGTTGACAAAATACCGATAATATACATCCCTGCACCGATTGCCATGCCGATCGCCGCGGTTGCCCAGACACCAGCGGCTGTGGTTAAGCCGGATATTTGTTCTTGGCGGACCAAAATTGTCCCCGCACCGATAAAAGAAATACCCGTTACAATTTGGGCAGCGATCCGCGATGGATCCAAAGCAATGCCGTGCATGTTTAATAAATCAGTAAAGCCGTATTTGGAAACAATCATGAAAAGTGCAGAGGCAATCGCCACAACAATATGTGTTCTGACACCCGCGCTTTTTCGCTGAATTGCCCGTTCGTAGCCGATCGTTGCCCCGCAAAAAGCGGCTACGATAATTCTTAACAGCCAATCCAACTGCATTGGGATTGGCGTTAAATTAGTCATTAGATCACCCCATTCAAAAATTTTTATTAACGTAGTCTATTTTAGTATATTTGCGATTAACTTTCAGCATAATAAAAATAAAAAATTAAAAAAGCACTTGCATGGTGGGCTATAATATGGTTTAATTAATATCGTTGTCGAGTATGACAATGCTGACTTAGCTCAGTTGGCAGAGCACGTCATTAGTAATGATGAGGTCGGAGGTTCGAATCCTCTAGTCAGCATAGAGTTAGTAGACTCAAATAAAGCAATCTTAACTAATTGAATAGTTGAGGTTGTTTTTTGTTAGTAAAAGTTATTTTGACACAAAAAATGGTACATAATTTTGAACTATGTGTCAGAAAAATATTTTGGAGTAGAATGAAAGTTGATATGGCGGGTTTTATGCCTGCTTTTTTATGTGTCAGGATAATTCCATTCTTAATAGGACAAGTTTTAAGCTCAAATAATATAATAGACTTCTTCGATAATTAGTAAATTTATCCTAGCTAATCTATCTTATTTTGCGATAAAATACTTTCATGGAGTGTGAAGCCTAATGTTATCCTATCAAGAAGACTTTAAAAATTTATCCGCTAAGGATTTTAAACAGTTAGTTGGTGTCAAACCTGCTACTTTTTCCGTTATGTGTGACCTGGTTAAGGCAGATTATGACCGCAGTCATGCGCATTATGGCCGTAAAAGCAAGGTTTCAATTGAAGATAAAGTCTTAATCATGCTTAAATACTATCGTGAATATATCACAATGAAGTCTTTAGCTGTCAACTTTCACTTAGCAGAATCAACTGTTCATGACATTATTACTCATACTGAAGAAGTTTTAATTAAAAGCGGCAAGTTCAACTTACCTGGTCGTAAACAACTGGTTGGCAGCGATATGGAGATTGATTATCTAATCGTTGATGGGACCGACTCCCCAATTCAAAGGCCTAAAAAAAGCAAAAAGAATACTACACCGGTAAACATAAAAAGCATGCACTCAAAACGCAAATAGTAATTGCTGCCAAGACAATGCAAATTATTGCTATTGCTTTTGCCAAAGGAGCAGTTCATGATTTTAAGTTATATCAAACTTCATTAGGTAAGAGAGTAACAGGCAACCACTGTATAATTGCTGACAGTGGATATCAAGGAATTAAGAAATTACACTTTAACAGCACAACCCCGATTAAGAAATCAAAGAAACGGCCATTATCCAAGACAGATAAAGAGTTCAACCATGAATTATCAAAAGTCAGGATTAAAGTAGAACAAATTAATGCTAAGTTCAAGACGTTTAAAATAATGGCAGAAAAATATCGCAATCGGCGAAGAAGGTTTAAATTAAGAGCAAGCTTAATTTGTGGGCTTTGTAATTATGAATTACCAAAACTTTAAAACAATTTCCGAAGAAGTTTAATGATTCATTGCAGAATACACAGCTATTCGTAGCTTTTTATTAAATTAAGAGCAATAAAAAGTGTCTGGGAAAAAACTAGCTTCTTGGACAAAAAAATATAGATTAAGAATTTCTTTTGGGAAAAACTTGATCTGTTTTTTTGCTGTTTTTGCTTTAAAAAGAGTCCTTTCACACCTCTTCTATTCCAATATTTGCTTAGATTCATCATCAATAACATCAAGCCAATATCGGTTTCTACTTTTTTCTTTCCGCGTAGATGTGTTCTGCGCATGCCAAATACACTCTTCATATGCCCAAAGACTGGCTCTACATCTGTCTTTCTACAACCATAGATGCGTCTGCCTGCTTCACTTTGAAGAGTAGCTCTTGCTTTTGCCTTAAAATACTGCCAGCTGGGATTGTATTGAACCTGTCTTTGACGCCCACTCTTAGTCTTAGCTAGTTTGATTAGTTCATCTGTTAATTGAAACTCATCTGCTTCATATATTTTAAGATCAGATACTAACCCCATACTCTTATTCTTACGTTTGCCATATCTCTTAAAGTTAAATCGTACACCTTGCCAGTCAATGTAATAATCATCTTTTTCATTATAGGTCCAATTAGGCAGCTTAGTGGGATCTTTGCGATACTTTCTAGTTTGTTCCTTGTCGTAAAGACCGTAAGGGATATAATACTGCTTGTTCTCATACTTATTTTCAAG
Protein-coding regions in this window:
- the rpsR gene encoding 30S ribosomal protein S18 is translated as MAQQRRNSGHRRRKVDYIAANHIDYVDYKDVDLLKRFISERGKILPRRVTGTSAKNQRKVAKAIERARIMGLLPFVTED
- a CDS encoding transposase family protein, which codes for MAAKTMQIIAIAFAKGAVHDFKLYQTSLGKRVTGNHCIIADSGYQGIKKLHFNSTTPIKKSKKRPLSKTDKEFNHELSKVRIKVEQINAKFKTFKIMAEKYRNRRRRFKLRASLICGLCNYELPKL
- a CDS encoding CsbD family protein; translated protein: MSEKMKNLKDKVVGKVKDAEGKVTGDKMREVEGKAQKAAGDVKDKFNKVKDNLKK
- the ssb gene encoding single-stranded DNA-binding protein — its product is MINRVVLVGRLTRDPELRTTGSGISVATFTLAVDRQYANAQGERGADFISCVIWRKAAENFCNFTSKGSLVGIDGRIQTRTYDNKDGQRVYVTEVIVDNFALLESRREREARGQNGGYTPNNNGNFGAPSTNNPQDMGASSAGSAQNEPKDPFAGSGDTIDISDDDLPF
- a CDS encoding DHH family phosphoesterase, encoding MKDFLRKLELPAFIKDPRLTASVIIILALSLLGSIVGMIMNPLFGLAMVLIFILTLAFTVYGAYVLAGNANNFAVNLSYRIKRSEQEAMIKMPLGILLYDADRQIQWVNPYLQLYLKDGDLIGRTIESVDPDLNKLIDETIKAKTSENHIVSWDNHQFEMVVQDNLGVIYLLDITRYAKIEDKYRNELLAIGQIFIDNYDELSEAMQDQQLTSMSSYIQNKLSNYAQKFNAYLKRIDEDHFLLLVHMQDLKQMEKDKFSILDRIRQETSRNNMPLTLSIGIAFGSDSITEIADQAQSNLDLALGRGGDQVVLRQPGQDARFYGGKSNPMEKRTRVRARMVSQAISELFKDADRVFVVGHASPDMDSVGSGIGVVKIARLHGVKANFVLDVTKTNYDVGRLIAKMQQEHEDENIFVTPTAALDEVTDNSMLVMVDHSKYSITYSKALYDRLKNRIIVIDHHRRGEEFPENPMLTYVEPYASSACELVTEMVEYQQQGTGKRVLTDLEATAMLAGITVDSKEFSLRTGTRTFDAASYLRSIGASSLGVSELLKEDIGSFLERTHLVATLKMVRPQMAVLCGPENKIINPIITAQAADTALDLENVEASFAITRRSKDKIGISARSMGEINVQLIMEKLGGGGHLSNAATQIAGVTVEEARERLLQAIDDYEKEEE
- the rpsF gene encoding 30S ribosomal protein S6 — protein: MATTKYEITYIIRPDVDEESKKAVVENYDKVIADNGGTMVESKDWGKRHFAYEINKYREGVYHIMTFTAENADAVDEFGRLSKIDNAILRSMTVKIDK
- the gyrA gene encoding DNA gyrase subunit A, whose amino-acid sequence is MDNDNQGQDHRIKNVDLTSVMNSSFLDYAMSVIVARALPDVRDGLKPVQRRILYGMSELGVTPDKPYKKSARIVGEVMGKFHPHGDSSIYLAMAHMAQDFSYRYMLVDGHGNFGSVDGDEPAAMRYTEARMSKIAVEMLRDINKNTIDWQRNYDDEENEPVVLPARIPNLLVNGSSGIAVGMTTNIPPHNLNEVISGLHLLMDNPDATTKDLMKVIPGPDFPTGGIIMGRGGIYRAYETGRGNIVVRAKTSIETEKSGRERIVITELPYLVNKAELVKKIADLARAKTVDGITGVRDESDQTGMRMTIDIRRDASASVVLNNLFKLTQMQANFGMNMVAIVDDAPHFLTLKQMLQYYLEHQEDVVTRRTKFELAKAEARAHILEGLKVALDHIDEIVKIIRQSESSDIAKAALISRFDLDDKQSQAILDMRLVRLTGLERDKVEAEYQELQAKIADYKDILAKPERINQIIYDELLDIQKRFGDKRRTEIGASEVVSIEDEDLIEKQDILLTLTHSGYIKRMPIGEFKTQNRGGKGIKGMGVKDGDFIENLMYSSTHDLLLFFTNKGKVYSKKAYEIPEYGRTAQGLPVVNLLQFDKGEKIQTIINIPEDADDNYLFFITKLGTVKRTHVSEFANIRNSGLIALTLRDGDELSNVLTTDGKQNILIGTHLGYAVTFNENDVRAMGRTAAGVRGIKLRDHDYVVGSEIIKPDDEVLVISEKGYGKRTPAKEYPIKGRGGKGIKTANISEKNGPLAGVTVIDGTKDIMVITTDGIMIRFKIADVSQTGRSTMGVRLIKVSGDNKVASLTVVPTEDEQEAVTDEEAEE
- the dnaB gene encoding replicative DNA helicase; this translates as MDNIVSQQIPHDDEAEKAVLGAIFIDPEAIADASGIVQPEDFYKRANQLVFQAMLNLADREDAIDPLTLQDELTKKDQLEDIGGIAYVSELAMATPTAAHVTYYAKIVHRKALLRRLISASQKIITNAVQDSDDVTDILDDAESEIMNVSSENNTGSFRTIKEIINSALEEINNIPEGGNMVTGLPTGFYELDKMTTGFHNDELIIVAARPGVGKTSFALNIAQHVGLDKDKKTVALFSLEMSGEQLVQRMLASEGLIDSQHLRTGSLDEEEWQKLIVASDALAKANIYIDDTPGIKMSEIRAKARRLAKEQGNLGLIIIDYLQLIEGPRSESRQQEVSAISRQLKKLAKELHVPVIALSQLSRSVEQRQDKRPILSDIRESGSIEQDADIVSFLYRDDYYRDEGDEEEGSSEVASEDDNGEVEVIIEKNRSGSRGTVKLMFSKPYNRFSNLDYHHDPGE
- a CDS encoding transposase family protein: MLSYQEDFKNLSAKDFKQLVGVKPATFSVMCDLVKADYDRSHAHYGRKSKVSIEDKVLIMLKYYREYITMKSLAVNFHLAESTVHDIITHTEEVLIKSGKFNLPGRKQLVGSDMEIDYLIVDGTDSPIQRPKKSKKNTTPVNIKSMHSKRK
- a CDS encoding DUF2974 domain-containing protein, whose product is MSTTLDYLRWRGDLSFEVNPFNSVDASLLSSLVYLPADKSAINHTLGSVAEKLHDLPSFQPQMHDETGAEILLLPKSPRLANIKILDWIDRSEKEPHPLQFTAAAFRINADTIVIAYRGTDSTMIGWNEDMRMNYMPEIYGQTVATEYLNQIVKQFPNDHFYLVGHSKGGNFAQYALGTAEAEVQDRVIQALSFDGLGFYHQVYTNPNFMRVLPKMKTYIPESSIFGAMLDHPERTLVVKSDVAMRNQHDPRRWSVGRDSFTLAPGLSSSARIIRHALIHFNNSIPKDKREETFSALFEAFENFNIDDINQIIANKLLGTYRLGRIFLSLDSEQRKLLANIFSDVWKSFKNNTNLFFRDNDYDLYPKSNDSSKAPIFFEFYDSDTPNLKLPQEVWDNLYKNKNKSSD
- a CDS encoding MgtC/SapB family protein translates to MTNLTPIPMQLDWLLRIIVAAFCGATIGYERAIQRKSAGVRTHIVVAIASALFMIVSKYGFTDLLNMHGIALDPSRIAAQIVTGISFIGAGTILVRQEQISGLTTAAGVWATAAIGMAIGAGMYIIGILSTVFLFVVQTLFHDDFLINKIIMHVRFNIEIEAVNEHNILNTIERELEASHVENVSTKILYVSDDKIIFFVDGVINNNIDENDIIMALRKYPDIKRIRYSRGGK
- the rplI gene encoding 50S ribosomal protein L9, whose translation is MKVIFTADVRGRGKRGEVKNVPDGYAQNYLIKRGLAKAATKANMHTLERVAANEQAAYETEKAEAEKVKAELEKDGTVVNFKSKAGTDARLFGSISSKKVVDGLEQQYGIKVDKRKLNLPEPIKSLGYVNVPVKLFKGVEATIRVHITEQD